The Microlunatus soli genome contains the following window.
ACGTCGGGGTCCGGCTGCCGGCCCAGCTGACAGCTTCGGGGCTGGCCGTGCTGGCAGCACTGCCCGCCCGACAGGTCCGCGCGCTGTACAGCTCGCCCGACGACTTCGTCGTCCGGCGTGGTGGGGGTCCGCAGAGCCTGTCGGCGTTGCGTTCGGAGCTGTCCGAGGTCCGCCGCCGCGGTCATGCGACCGAGCAGGGCAGGGTGACTCCCGGGTTGTCGTCGATCGGTGCGGCCGTGCTGGACCACACCGATCATCCGGTTGCCGGGATCGCGGTCACCTATCCGTACGGGGCGCTGACCGTCGGTGAACAGGACGCGATGATCACGGCCGTCAGGACGGCGGCGATCGAGCTGAGCAGACGACTCGGACGCCGGGACGACTCGTAACGACCCGATAACGAACGCGATCACCCCACCGTCGGAGCCGTTATCGTCCGTCTCGGCCCGCCGTCGACCGAGAGACCGCCGATCGCCCGATGCCTGGAGCTGAAGATGCTCGACCGCGATCCGTGCGCCGAGGTCCGACCGCCGCGCCGAACCAGCGACCCCGTGCGGACTACCTGCCGCCGAACGAGACGAGGATGATCGATGACCGAACAGCTGCTGAACCGACGCAGGTTGTTGATCAACACCGGCTTCGCTGCAGCGGGAGGAGCGGTCCTCGGCACCGGCGCAGTCTCCACGTTGCCGGTCGCCGTCGCGTACGGGCAGCCGAGGGCGACGTCGCCGATCTCGGTGGCCTATGTCGAGGTGAACAACCATCATCTGCGCCAGGTCGCCGACTATGCGTTGGCGACGACGGGCGCACCGGTGTTCGACCTGGGAATCATCTTCGCCGCCAACATCAACTACGACGGCGAGCGGGCCTACCTGTTCTGCAATCCGCAGGTGCAGGCGACGCTGGACAACGCAACAACCGAGATCAAGCCCCTGCAGGACAAGGGGATCAAGGTGCTGCTCTCGGTGCTCGGCAATCATCAGGGCGCCGGCTTCGCCAATTTCCCCGACCGGGCATCGGCCGCCGCGTTCGCCGACCAGTTGGCCGCGATCGTCGAGCAGTACGGTCTGGACGGGATCGATTTCGACGACGAGTACGCCGAGTACGGCGTCGGCGGCACGGGTCAGCCGAACGACTTCTCCTTCGTCTACCTGGTCTCGGCGCTGCGCGAGAGGTTGCCGGACAAGATCATCACCTTGTACTACATCGGGCCGTCGTCGACCCGCTTGTCCTTCGACGGCGTGAACGTCGGTGACCTGATCGACTACAGCTGGAATCCGTACTACGGCAGTTGGCTGGTGCCGGACGTGCCCGGGCTCTCGCCGGCCGAACTCGGCCCGGCAGCGGTCGCCATCGCCGACACGGACACCACGACGGCAGCCGCGCTCGCCCGCCGCACGCTGAACGAAGGGTACGGCGTCTATCTGACCTACAACCTGCCCGACACCGACGTCCATGACTATCTGTCGACCTTCACCCAACCGCTCTACGGCAGTGACGCCAACTACCTGGGCTGAGCCTGGATCCGCCGATTTCCGGCTACTGCGCGACCCCATCCGGGCACATCGGCGGCGTTGCCGCCGCCTCAACGGTCAACCAGACCGCCCTCTCGGCGGCGCCTTGCCGATGCACCCGCCTGGTGCCGCTCGCTACACCGCAAATCGGTGGATCCAGGCTGAGCTGTCAGCCGAGAAGGCAGCGGACCGATCAGTCGTCGGGGCCGATGTCGCGAACGAGCCGCCGATTGATCTTCTCCAGAACGGTCGCCCGGGGCGTGTTCGGCTGGACCCGGATCGCATCCTCGTCGGCAGCCGGCGGCTCGAAGGATCCCAGGTGATCGGCCAGCACCTCATCGGTGAGGTCGCCGCGGGTGGGAGTGGCGCGATTGGCCGCCAGCCGTTCCATGATCACCGGTATTGGCGTGTCGACGTACACGAGGGCGAGGCTGGACCGTGACGACGTTGCCAGTTCTCGCCAGCCGTCGCGCAGGAACCGCGGCGAACTGGTGTCATCGACGATCACGGTGTGGCCGGAGTCGAGCGCATCCCCGACTCTGTGTCGAGCGATCTCGTTGGTGTGTGCCCATTCCTCGAGCGGGATCCCATCGCCGCCCCACAGCCCGCGCTCGGCATTGATCTCATCCAGGGACACGACCACTCCCGGCAATGCGTCGGCCAGCCATGCCGCCGTCCTGCTCTTTCCGGAGAACGAGCGTCCACAGAGCACGATCAGGCGTCGGTTCATTGATCATGGTCCTTCACACGTCGTCCGCCGCCGTTGTCGTCCTGCTGGAACTCGGTGATGATCTCGGTCAGCACCCGTTCGAACGGTGCCACCGGTTCGTCATCCTCGACCGCCGCTGCCAAGCTCGCCAGCGTCTTCCACAGAGCCCAGCCTCGGCCCCGCGCCCAGGTGTCGTCGTCGACCCCGAGCCCTCCGCGGAAGCGTTCCCGACCCGCTGCCGACAGCAGCGTCCAGGCGATTGCCAGATCGCAGGCCGGGTCACCGACGCCGCAGGTCCCGAAGTCGATCACGGCGCTCAGGGATCCGTTGTCCACCAGGAGATTCCCGGCGGCGACATCGCCGTGGAACCAGACCTCTCGTCGATCCCAGCCGGCCGTCAGGGCACGCTGCCAGACCCGGCGGACCATCTCCACCGTTGCCGGATCACCGAGCACGTCGAGCCCGTCGGCGACCTGCGGCGCATAGGTCTCCAGGGTGCCACCACGGAACCAGTTGTGGACACCGGGTCCCGGTCCGTCAGTCGGGTCGATCCGCTGCAGACCGCGGAGGAATTCGGCCAGCGAAGCCCCGAACTCGCCCATGTCGCCGATCGTGTCACTCCCGGCCGTCACGCCCGGGATCCAGCGATAGACCGACCAGTCGAACGGATAGTCATGCCCGGGACGCCCCAACGCGATCGGCGTCGAGATCGGCAACGGCAGCTGCGCGGCGAGCACCGGGAGCCACCGATGTTCCTTGGCCACGGCGAGCGCGTAGGCAGCGGCGCTCGGCAGCCGCACCGACAACCGGTCACCGAGATGAAAGGTCCAGTTGTCCCAGCCACCGTTGGCCACCGGTCTGACCGGCAGGTCGCGCCACTGGGGGAACTGGTCGTCGATCAAACGCCGGACCAGATCGGAGCGGACCGGGATCCGGGTCGGAACCGGACCAAGATCGGCAACGTCCTCGGTCATCTCCGCCCCTCTCGCGGCAGCACGAGAGCCACCTCGGATGTGACCGGTGTCCTCATCACCTGCTCATGATGACGGCAGCACCGGGGCCTGTCACCCGGATAATCGGTCGGTCGCCGTGCCGCTCGGCACAACCTCAGCCACGGTGGGGTCCGCGCGCGTCGAGCACCGACTTGGCGATCCTGGCCAGCGTCACCTGCCCCTTCGCCCGGAAAGGGTGCAGCGGATCCGGGGCGACCGATCCGGTCGGTCCCCCGAGTTCGGTATGAGCCAACGCGCTCATGATCGTGTACGCGTCCTGCTGGGAGAACCCGTACTCCTCGGTCATGATCGCGAAGAGGTCGGCATAGGCGTTGATGATCGAGTCCTGCACCGGGTCCCCGAGGCCGACACAGACGAGTTCATCGCCGGTGTCGACCCGTGGGGCGCGCAGGCCGAGCCCGGGGACAAGATCAACACTGACCGTTGCGCGGCCGGCGATCTCGATCGCGACGAACGAGGACTCCCCCCGACTCATCACCGCATGCAGGTCACCGATCGCCAGCAGCGCCCCGGGCACCTCGACCGGCAGATACACGGTCGATCCCGGCCGGGCGTCGGTGAGGTCCATGTTGCCGCCGGTCGGATAGCTCGGCATCACCGTCGACATCTCACCGCTCGCCGGTGCGACACCGATGCATCCGATCATCGGAGCGGCCGGGCAACTGATGCCTTCGGCGAGCTCGACGACGCCGTCGCGGACCGGTACCCGCCGGACGTACCAGTCCTCACCCATGACGTCGGCCAGCGCGCCGGCGCCAGGGATGTAGACCGACCATCCTTGGTCGACCATCTCGATGTCGTGGATCGTCACCGCCAAGGCGTCACCCGGCTCGGCACCCTGCACGTACACCGGGCCGGTCACCGGATTGATGGTGGCGGTGAGTTTCGACAGATCGCGCAACTCCTCCATCTGGGCGTAGGCGGCGTCGTCGGTCTCGAAGGTGATCAACTCACCCGTACCGGGTTGCATCCGCAGGACCGGTTCGGCATCGGGCGCGTAGCCGGCTCGGGACCGCTCCTTGGTGATCAACTGGGTCATCGTCCGTCACTCCTTGTCCTGTGCTGCACCATCTGGATCCTGTGCTGCAACATTTGCGCTGTGTTCGGGGAGGATGCCGATACCGCGACGGCTGTAGTAGACCAGCACCAGGAGCCCGATGATCAACCAGACGATTCCGCCGATCTTCGCCGCCGGTTCAGCATTCCACAACACGAAGCCGATGATGCAGAACCCGATGATCGGCACCACCCAATGCAGCACGACATTCGCCGACCGTCTCCGGACGCCGAAGTAGATGATCACCGACAGATGCAACAGCAGGAACGAGGTGAGCGCGCCGAAGTTGACCAAGCTGCTGATCAGACCGATCTGACCGACGAAGAACAACCCCAGCACCAGGGTGATCGCCCCGACCAGCAGGATCGCCCGCTCCGGCACCTTGTTCTTGGCGTTGATGTGGGCGAGGAATCGCGGCAACTGTCCGTCCCGGCTCATCGAGAACAGCAGCCGCGAGGTCGCGCTCTGCGCGGCGACGGCGTTGGCGATACCGACGGCCAGCGCGTTCATGGCCAGGAACGCCACCTGCCAACCGTGACTGGAGACTCTCGCGACGATGTCGAAGAACGCGTTGCCTGCCTTGTCCTCGGGAAACGAGGTGGTGTCAGGGATCAGCATCCCGGCCAGCCAGGTCTGGGAGATGAAGAAGGTCGCCACCAGGAACAGTCCGAGGATCATGGCGATGCCGGCGGAGCGGTGCCCGCCCTTGCTCTCCTCCGACAGGGTGGCGATGCCGTCGAAACCGAGGAAGGACAACACAGCGATCGACAGCGCCGTGCCGACCAGCGGCAAGCTGAACTGGTCCGGATTGAACACCGGCTTCGTGGTGAACGTCGCGCCGTCCAGCCCGTGGGCGATCGCGACCACGGCCATGATCACGAAGATCACGATGAAGATCAGCTCCGCCGCCAGGAAGAGCCGGTTGACGACGGCGGTGAACGAGATCCCGATGTAGTTGATCAGCGTGTTGATCACCAGGAAGACCACGATCCAGACGAACTTCGGCAGCACCGGGAAAATGCCCGACATCGACTCCGCGGCGAAAACGTAGAGCAGTGTCGGGACCAACAGGTAGTCCAGCAGGATCGTCCAACCGGCAATGAAACCGAGCTTGGGATGGATACCGCGGCCGACGTAGGAGTAGACCGAACCCGCGATCGGGAACGCCCGCGACATCTGAGCGTACGACAGCGCGGTGAAGATCATCGCGACCAGACCGATGATGTAGACCAACGGGACCATGCCCTTGGCCTCGTTGAACACCGTGCCGTAGATCGCCCAGGGCGCGATCGGCACCATGAAGACCAGGCCGTAGATCAGCAGATCGACGGTGGACAATCTCCGGTTGAGCTCCTGTTTGTACCCGAACTCGGCAAGATCACCCGAGCCCGCGGATTGCTGGTCTGCCATGAAGATCCCTTCTGCAGCAGTGAGAGCGCCCGTCAGTTGTTCGGCGGAGTCAGTTGTTCGGCGGAGTCAGTCGTTCGGCCGAGTCAGTCCTGATCAACCGAGTCAGTCATGTTCGGCCAGGAAGCCACCGACCACGTCGAGGAACTCCTCCGGTTGCTCCACGTGGGGCATGTGGCTGGAGTCGGCGAAGACATGCGAGCGTGACCCGGGGATGTTGTCCAGGAACGGCTGCCAGACGTACGGCAACGCCTCATCGTGCGCGCCGGCGACGACCAGGGTCGGCACCGTGATCTCGCCGACCCGATCGACGATGTCCCAGTCCCGCAATGAACCGATCACGTGGAACTCCGACGGACCGTTCATCGTGTGATAGACCGTCGGTTCGGCCTCGATCTGGTCGAAGGAGTCGGTGACCTCGGGCGGGTTGGGTACCACCCGGCAGACGTGCCGGTCGTAGAACACCTTCATCGCCGCGGCATAGTCCGGATCGTCGGTGCTGCCGGCCGCCTCGTGCCGCTGCAGGGTCTGCTGCACCTCAGCGGGAAGTTGATCACGCAGCTCGTTGGCCGCCTGCAACCACAGCGGCATCGAAGCCGGCGAATCGCAGATCGTCAGGCTTTGGATCCCGGAGGCGTCGTCGAGCACCACCTCGGGCGCCAGCATGCCGCCCCAGGACTGACCGAGCAGATGGAATCGATCACCGATACCCAGCTGATCAACAACGGTGCGCAACTCCTCGACGAACAGCTCAACGGTCCAGAAGTCGGCCGGCGCGTCCGGACGGTGGGTGCTCTCACCGCAGCCGAGCTGGTCATAGTGCACGACGACGCGCCCAGCACGCGCCAGATTGGCCATCGCCAGCGTGTAGTTGTGCGCCGCACCGGGACCTCCGTGCAGGATCACCAACGGCGCTCGGCCCGATGCCGACCGGCGATCTCCGGTGACGCGGTACCAGGTCTGCCCGCCGCGGAAGGCGACGGTCCCGGTCTCGGTCGCATCCGGGAACCGCGAGTCACGCGTCTGGACCATGCAACACCACTCCCATCGACCGGCACGCAGGGATCGGAGGTCACCCCGAGCCGAATTGGTCTCACTCTAATACCTTTTCGTCTTCGGGCGCCAGGAATGATCGTTACGGCGCTGCTACGGCTCATAGACTCCCGCCATGCCCGCCGGCCCTGATGATCAGATCGCGACCGACGACCGAACTGCCGTCGGCCACCACGCAACGGTCTCACGGACGAAGTCGACCTCGCTAGCCGACCGGCTCGTGACGGCGATCGCTATCGCGACCTACTCCCCCGGTGAACGGCTCCCGCCCGAGCGGGAACTGGCCCTGTCGTTGGGCGTCAGTCGGGTGACCTTGCGCGAGGCGCTGCGGCAGGTGGCCGACCTCGGCCTGATCGAGAGCCGGCGCGGACGGGGTGGCGGCACCTTCGTCGCGACCACCGCCTGGGAGGACGTCGCCCCCGAGGTTGCTCGCCGCACCCTGGAGGTGGAGATCCCTCGGTTGCTCGACCTGTTCGACTATCGCTGCCTGGTGGAGGGCATGATCGCGCGAGCCGCGGCCGAACGCCGTACCGCCGACGACATCACCAAGATCAGGAGTGCGTTGGAGGAGTTCCGGCACGCCGCCGGCATGATCGACGCCCGATCGGCGGACCGCCGATTGCACGGACTGATCTGTGCTGCGGCCCGCAACCCTCATCTGACCTCACTGAGTGCCAGGCTGACCGCTGAGGCAACGCTGGGTTTCGGGGCAGAACCGTACGATCCGGAGTTCCTCACCGCCGCCCTCGAACAACACACCGACCTCGTCGGTCATGTCATCCGCGGCGAGGCCGACGCCGCCGGCCGCGCGGCGCAGGCCCACTTCACCCTCACCCTGGAGACGATGCGCGCCGGGCTCCGCCGTGCCTCGGAGCGGGTCGCCCCGCCGAGTCCTCCCTCCCCAATCCGCTGACCCGTCAGTTTCTCCCCGACACGCGCGGCGTGTCGGGGAGAAACTGACGGGTCAGCGGATGTGTGGGGGCGGGTGCCTCAGAGCGCGGGACCCGAACTCTCCCGAACGATCAGGGACGGTTCCAACATGATCTTGGTCCCGGACGCCGCGATCTCACCGGCGGCCACCTCGGACAACAATTCGGTGAGCGTTCTGCGGCCGAGTTCGTAGAAGTCGTAGTGCACGGTGGTCAACGACGGTGTCAGGAACGCCGATTCGGCGATGTCGTCGAAGCCGACCACGCTCACCTGGTCGGGCACGGCGATCCCGAGCTCGCTCAGCGCCCGCAGCGCACCGATCGCCATCAGGTCGTTCGCCACGAACAGCGCGGTCGCCTCGCCGCCGGCGGCTGCAGCCCGGGCCAGCTCGTAACCCGACTCCGGCGACCAGTCGCCGACCGAGACGCCCAGCGGCTCGAGACCGGCCGCCGCCAGAGTGGCTTCCCAGCCCTGCCGGCGTTCCAGGGCCTCCAGCCGGTCTTCGGGTCCCCCGATGTGATGCATCGCGGTGTGTCCGAGGTCGATCAGATGCTGGGTGGCCAGCTCCGCACCGCGGACCTGGTCGACGGCCACTACCGGGGTCCGACCACGGATCCCTTCCATCGCGACCATCGGCGTGTCCATGGCCGTTACCATCGAGTCGTCGAGCCCGCTGTGCGGAGCGTTGACCACGATGCCGGCGACTGCCTGACTCTGCAGATAGTCCACGGCATCCGCGATCGACTCCGGTGTGAGTTCGGGCAGGATCGACATCGTCACCGCGTACCCGAGGGCGCGCGCGTCTTGCTCGATGCCGGCCAGCGCAGAGGTCGGCCCGTCGACGGCTCCTTCCATGGTGATCACACCGATACTGCGCGCCCGGCCGCTGCTCAGGGTCTTGGCCGCCAGGTTGGGGCGGTAGTTCAGCGTCGTGGCGGCCGTCACCACCCGCGCCCGGGTCTCCTTGCTGACCGCGCCGCTGCTGTTGAGCACTCGGGACACGGTCATCGTGGAGACACCGGCCAGCCGCGCGACATCGTCGAGGCTCACCGACTGGGGTGATCTCGGTCGGGGTTTGCGGATACGGTCGGTCACAGGTCAGTCATCTCCCGAGCGCAGCCTAATGGTCGACTCGGCCGACGGCCCGGACGACGTCGACGACGGTGTGCGCGCGGACCTGATCCGACTCGTCGACGAGCCACAGCCGCAGCCGTGCGGTGCTCGAACCGGTGGGCATCGTCGACCGCACCATCGTCGGATCGGACACCCGGTAGGGATCGACGACGACGTCGACCTTCTGCTCGGCCGCGGTGTCAGCTCCGTTCCCAGGCTGCGACCAGGCCGCCGCCAGCGTCCCGCGGATCCTCGATCGTCCGTGGTGCGACAGCCGGACCGGAACGGTGACCTCACCGTTGGTGCTGATCACGTCGATGCCCGGCGCGATCGGGTCGAGATCGGTGATGATCACGGTCTCGGCATGGACGTCGGAGGAGGTCAGACCGAGATCGTCCTTGACCGACCGGTCGAAGGTCAGCACCCCGGCGAACTCGTGCTCGACGTCGTACAACTCGGTGTAGACGTAGCCGTTGTTGTCGGCCTGCCGGCGTAGCTCCTGGGTCTGCCACCGCATCGCCCAGGCGCGATCGACCGCGGTCCGACCAGTGCCGTACTCGCTGTTGATCACGGGCAGTCCGCGGGCATCCCCCCGGTCGGCCATCAGGTACTTGCGTTCCACGTGACTGCCGAGATCGACATCGAAGCCAGGCGCGGCTCCGGTGTACAGGTCAGAGATCGCGTTCCGCCAGTCCGTCGGGGAGTCGGAGTAGACGTGCCAGTCGGCCAGATCGGTGGCGACGTGTGACCAGCCGGAGCAATCCACCACCGGACGGGAGTCGTCCAGTTCCTTGATCAACCGGTATCCGTCGGCGAGCACTCGCTGCTTGACCGGGTTGTCGACCACATCCCAGTCCAGACCCCACTCCTCGTTGTACAGCCCCCAGATCACAATGCACGGATGGTTACCGTCCCGCGCGACCATCGGCGCGATCTGATCGGCGAAGGCGACAGTAGCTGGGGAGCTGTAGCGGCTCGTGCTGGCCGGCTCCTCCCACACCAGCATCCCGATCCGGTCGGCATGATGCAGCCAGCGCGGGTCCTCCAGCTTGAGGTGTTTGCGGACCAGGTTGAAGCCGAGCCGTCTGGCATGATCAAGATCGGCGGTCAACGCGGCACCGTCCGGCGCCGTCCAACCGTACCTGGGCCAATACCCCTGGTCCAGCACGCCGCGGAGGAAGATCCTTTCTCCGTTGAGGAAGAGATGTCGCCCGCGGGTCTCGATGGTCCGGATGCCGGTCGTCACGATCACCCGGTCGATCACCTGGTCACCGTCGCGGACCTCGACGGCGATCTCGTAGAGATGGGGGTCGGCCGGCGACCACGGGCGCGGCTCATCGACCGCAACAGCCAGGGTCGTGAGCTTGTCGAAGGACCGGAACTCCTTCGAGGATCCGGCCTTACGTGGGCCGCGGGTTTCCAGCCCTTCGACCAGCTCAGGGCTCGGGTCGTCGAGCACGTCCACGGCGATGGTCGACGCGGGATCCGGTTCGGGTCCCGCCACCCGGATGGTCGCGTCCCAACCGTCCAATGTGCTGCGCGGACGCAGTTCGACGGCAGCCAGATGACGTTCCGGACGGAGCTCCCACCAGACGCTCTGCCAGATCCCGCTGCACGGGCTGAATGAGCAACTGTCGTAGGGATCCAGCGGGATCGATCGCTGCTTGCCGTGCGGGATGGCGCCCTTGTCCCGCGGGTTGCGGACCCGGACACACAGCTCGATCCGGTCACCGGCGAACTCGGTGAGATCGACTTCGAACGGGACCTGGCCGCCGGTGTGCCGGTGCTGTCGGAGGCCGTCGACGAAGATCGTGGTCTCGTGCTGGACGGCACCGAAGTGCACGATCAGCCGGTGCCCGTCCGCCGG
Protein-coding sequences here:
- a CDS encoding FadR/GntR family transcriptional regulator, producing the protein MPAGPDDQIATDDRTAVGHHATVSRTKSTSLADRLVTAIAIATYSPGERLPPERELALSLGVSRVTLREALRQVADLGLIESRRGRGGGTFVATTAWEDVAPEVARRTLEVEIPRLLDLFDYRCLVEGMIARAAAERRTADDITKIRSALEEFRHAAGMIDARSADRRLHGLICAAARNPHLTSLSARLTAEATLGFGAEPYDPEFLTAALEQHTDLVGHVIRGEADAAGRAAQAHFTLTLETMRAGLRRASERVAPPSPPSPIR
- a CDS encoding APC family permease, producing the protein MADQQSAGSGDLAEFGYKQELNRRLSTVDLLIYGLVFMVPIAPWAIYGTVFNEAKGMVPLVYIIGLVAMIFTALSYAQMSRAFPIAGSVYSYVGRGIHPKLGFIAGWTILLDYLLVPTLLYVFAAESMSGIFPVLPKFVWIVVFLVINTLINYIGISFTAVVNRLFLAAELIFIVIFVIMAVVAIAHGLDGATFTTKPVFNPDQFSLPLVGTALSIAVLSFLGFDGIATLSEESKGGHRSAGIAMILGLFLVATFFISQTWLAGMLIPDTTSFPEDKAGNAFFDIVARVSSHGWQVAFLAMNALAVGIANAVAAQSATSRLLFSMSRDGQLPRFLAHINAKNKVPERAILLVGAITLVLGLFFVGQIGLISSLVNFGALTSFLLLHLSVIIYFGVRRRSANVVLHWVVPIIGFCIIGFVLWNAEPAAKIGGIVWLIIGLLVLVYYSRRGIGILPEHSANVAAQDPDGAAQDKE
- a CDS encoding IclR family transcriptional regulator; this encodes MTNAAAAAHALAVLRLLAQHAEPLPAAMIARELELPRSSTYHLLRVLRDAGFVSHLGDDRRWGLGIGAYELGSAYSRQAPLQRIARPVVRGLVDSTAHTAHLVILHGNDVLYVIEERAPGRASLVTDVGVRLPAQLTASGLAVLAALPARQVRALYSSPDDFVVRRGGGPQSLSALRSELSEVRRRGHATEQGRVTPGLSSIGAAVLDHTDHPVAGIAVTYPYGALTVGEQDAMITAVRTAAIELSRRLGRRDDS
- a CDS encoding acetamidase/formamidase family protein, with protein sequence MTQLITKERSRAGYAPDAEPVLRMQPGTGELITFETDDAAYAQMEELRDLSKLTATINPVTGPVYVQGAEPGDALAVTIHDIEMVDQGWSVYIPGAGALADVMGEDWYVRRVPVRDGVVELAEGISCPAAPMIGCIGVAPASGEMSTVMPSYPTGGNMDLTDARPGSTVYLPVEVPGALLAIGDLHAVMSRGESSFVAIEIAGRATVSVDLVPGLGLRAPRVDTGDELVCVGLGDPVQDSIINAYADLFAIMTEEYGFSQQDAYTIMSALAHTELGGPTGSVAPDPLHPFRAKGQVTLARIAKSVLDARGPHRG
- a CDS encoding proline iminopeptidase-family hydrolase: MVQTRDSRFPDATETGTVAFRGGQTWYRVTGDRRSASGRAPLVILHGGPGAAHNYTLAMANLARAGRVVVHYDQLGCGESTHRPDAPADFWTVELFVEELRTVVDQLGIGDRFHLLGQSWGGMLAPEVVLDDASGIQSLTICDSPASMPLWLQAANELRDQLPAEVQQTLQRHEAAGSTDDPDYAAAMKVFYDRHVCRVVPNPPEVTDSFDQIEAEPTVYHTMNGPSEFHVIGSLRDWDIVDRVGEITVPTLVVAGAHDEALPYVWQPFLDNIPGSRSHVFADSSHMPHVEQPEEFLDVVGGFLAEHD
- a CDS encoding glycoside hydrolase family 2 protein, whose amino-acid sequence is MTDDYPRPDFRRDTEWGLLDGSWEFARSAETTPPTCWPEMIMVPYGWDTEASGVAARWLEVGWYRLRWTAPTPADGHRLIVHFGAVQHETTIFVDGLRQHRHTGGQVPFEVDLTEFAGDRIELCVRVRNPRDKGAIPHGKQRSIPLDPYDSCSFSPCSGIWQSVWWELRPERHLAAVELRPRSTLDGWDATIRVAGPEPDPASTIAVDVLDDPSPELVEGLETRGPRKAGSSKEFRSFDKLTTLAVAVDEPRPWSPADPHLYEIAVEVRDGDQVIDRVIVTTGIRTIETRGRHLFLNGERIFLRGVLDQGYWPRYGWTAPDGAALTADLDHARRLGFNLVRKHLKLEDPRWLHHADRIGMLVWEEPASTSRYSSPATVAFADQIAPMVARDGNHPCIVIWGLYNEEWGLDWDVVDNPVKQRVLADGYRLIKELDDSRPVVDCSGWSHVATDLADWHVYSDSPTDWRNAISDLYTGAAPGFDVDLGSHVERKYLMADRGDARGLPVINSEYGTGRTAVDRAWAMRWQTQELRRQADNNGYVYTELYDVEHEFAGVLTFDRSVKDDLGLTSSDVHAETVIITDLDPIAPGIDVISTNGEVTVPVRLSHHGRSRIRGTLAAAWSQPGNGADTAAEQKVDVVVDPYRVSDPTMVRSTMPTGSSTARLRLWLVDESDQVRAHTVVDVVRAVGRVDH
- a CDS encoding AAA family ATPase, with amino-acid sequence MNRRLIVLCGRSFSGKSRTAAWLADALPGVVVSLDEINAERGLWGGDGIPLEEWAHTNEIARHRVGDALDSGHTVIVDDTSSPRFLRDGWRELATSSRSSLALVYVDTPIPVIMERLAANRATPTRGDLTDEVLADHLGSFEPPAADEDAIRVQPNTPRATVLEKINRRLVRDIGPDD
- a CDS encoding aminoglycoside phosphotransferase family protein, with product MTEDVADLGPVPTRIPVRSDLVRRLIDDQFPQWRDLPVRPVANGGWDNWTFHLGDRLSVRLPSAAAYALAVAKEHRWLPVLAAQLPLPISTPIALGRPGHDYPFDWSVYRWIPGVTAGSDTIGDMGEFGASLAEFLRGLQRIDPTDGPGPGVHNWFRGGTLETYAPQVADGLDVLGDPATVEMVRRVWQRALTAGWDRREVWFHGDVAAGNLLVDNGSLSAVIDFGTCGVGDPACDLAIAWTLLSAAGRERFRGGLGVDDDTWARGRGWALWKTLASLAAAVEDDEPVAPFERVLTEIITEFQQDDNGGGRRVKDHDQ
- a CDS encoding LacI family DNA-binding transcriptional regulator; translated protein: MSLDDVARLAGVSTMTVSRVLNSSGAVSKETRARVVTAATTLNYRPNLAAKTLSSGRARSIGVITMEGAVDGPTSALAGIEQDARALGYAVTMSILPELTPESIADAVDYLQSQAVAGIVVNAPHSGLDDSMVTAMDTPMVAMEGIRGRTPVVAVDQVRGAELATQHLIDLGHTAMHHIGGPEDRLEALERRQGWEATLAAAGLEPLGVSVGDWSPESGYELARAAAAGGEATALFVANDLMAIGALRALSELGIAVPDQVSVVGFDDIAESAFLTPSLTTVHYDFYELGRRTLTELLSEVAAGEIAASGTKIMLEPSLIVRESSGPAL
- a CDS encoding endo-beta-N-acetylglucosaminidase H, with amino-acid sequence MTEQLLNRRRLLINTGFAAAGGAVLGTGAVSTLPVAVAYGQPRATSPISVAYVEVNNHHLRQVADYALATTGAPVFDLGIIFAANINYDGERAYLFCNPQVQATLDNATTEIKPLQDKGIKVLLSVLGNHQGAGFANFPDRASAAAFADQLAAIVEQYGLDGIDFDDEYAEYGVGGTGQPNDFSFVYLVSALRERLPDKIITLYYIGPSSTRLSFDGVNVGDLIDYSWNPYYGSWLVPDVPGLSPAELGPAAVAIADTDTTTAAALARRTLNEGYGVYLTYNLPDTDVHDYLSTFTQPLYGSDANYLG